In a genomic window of Deltaproteobacteria bacterium:
- a CDS encoding glucan biosynthesis protein encodes MWSPGAEGARRSALLHALAALAVAALPARAAAFGLDDVAERAHRLAEKPFLDAKGRVPDWLLKISYDQWREIRFRPERALWRDRKAPFQVQFFHPGLYYNRTVRVNVVEAKGIHPVDFSPDQFDYGKNDFASRVPQNLGYAGLRAHYPIKTRDYFDEVIVFLGATYFRAVGKDEGFGLSARGLGIDTAESWGEEFPFFKEFWLVSPAPQADRLTVYALLDSPRLSGAYRFVVRPGEQTAVDVECRLFLRKEVRKLGIAPLTSMFFHGENTNRPFDDFRPEVHDSDGLLIGFASGEWLWRPLENRRTLNVNRFRMERPRGFGLLQRDREFDHYQDLETYPERRVSAWVEAGGDWGAGSVELVEIPSPSDTNDNVVAYWVPESAPKPGEPAAFSYTLYWFGDDPARPPGGRAVATRRDGGTAKDAQRFVIDFAGKKLAAIPADRVLHGVVTVAGGAEAGELLEEHVVKNPFTGGWRLTFQVRPKRREPLELRAFLEQGGDTLTETWSYVILP; translated from the coding sequence ATGTGGTCGCCGGGGGCGGAGGGCGCGCGCCGGTCAGCGCTGCTCCATGCGCTCGCGGCGCTCGCCGTGGCGGCGCTCCCCGCCCGCGCCGCGGCGTTCGGTCTCGACGACGTGGCCGAGAGGGCCCACCGGCTCGCCGAGAAGCCCTTCCTCGACGCGAAGGGACGAGTGCCCGACTGGCTCCTCAAGATCAGCTACGACCAGTGGCGCGAAATCCGCTTCCGGCCCGAGCGGGCGCTCTGGCGTGACCGGAAGGCGCCCTTCCAGGTGCAGTTCTTCCACCCCGGGCTATACTACAACCGGACCGTGCGGGTGAACGTCGTCGAGGCGAAAGGGATCCACCCCGTCGACTTCTCGCCCGATCAGTTCGACTACGGCAAGAACGACTTCGCGAGCCGGGTGCCGCAGAACCTCGGCTATGCCGGCCTTCGTGCCCACTATCCGATCAAGACGCGGGACTACTTCGACGAGGTCATCGTGTTCCTCGGCGCGACCTACTTTCGAGCGGTCGGGAAGGACGAGGGGTTCGGGCTGTCGGCGCGCGGGCTCGGCATCGACACGGCGGAGTCCTGGGGCGAGGAGTTCCCCTTCTTCAAGGAATTCTGGCTGGTCAGCCCCGCTCCGCAGGCGGACCGCCTGACGGTCTACGCCCTGCTCGACAGCCCGAGGCTCAGCGGCGCCTATCGCTTCGTGGTCCGCCCGGGCGAGCAGACGGCGGTCGACGTCGAGTGCCGCCTCTTCCTGCGCAAGGAGGTGCGCAAGCTCGGGATCGCGCCGCTCACCAGCATGTTCTTCCACGGCGAGAACACCAACCGGCCCTTCGACGACTTCCGCCCCGAGGTGCACGACTCCGACGGGCTGCTCATCGGCTTCGCGAGCGGCGAGTGGCTGTGGCGCCCGCTCGAGAACCGCCGCACGCTGAACGTGAACCGCTTCCGGATGGAGAGGCCTCGGGGGTTCGGGCTGCTGCAGCGAGATCGCGAGTTCGATCACTACCAGGATCTGGAGACGTACCCGGAGCGCCGGGTGAGCGCCTGGGTCGAGGCGGGCGGCGACTGGGGAGCGGGCTCCGTGGAGCTGGTCGAGATTCCGAGCCCCTCGGACACGAACGACAACGTGGTCGCCTACTGGGTGCCGGAGAGCGCGCCGAAGCCCGGCGAGCCGGCCGCCTTCTCGTACACCCTCTACTGGTTCGGCGACGACCCGGCACGGCCGCCCGGCGGTCGCGCCGTGGCCACCCGTCGCGACGGCGGCACCGCCAAGGATGCCCAGCGCTTCGTGATCGACTTCGCCGGCAAGAAGCTGGCGGCGATACCGGCCGACCGGGTGCTGCACGGCGTGGTCACCGTGGCCGGCGGAGCCGAGGCCGGCGAGCTCCTCGAGGAGCACGTGGTGAAGAATCCCTTCACCGGCGGCTGGCGGCTCACGTTCCAGGTGCGGCCGAAGAGGCGGGAGCCGCTCGAGCTGCGGGCGTTCCTGGAGCAGGGGGGCGACACGTTGACGGAGACGTGGTCCTACGTGATCCTGCCGTGA
- a CDS encoding NAD(P)/FAD-dependent oxidoreductase — protein sequence MAIQLKRTGIHSFTILEKTDRLGGTWRDNTYPGAACDSPSFVYCFSFELKTDWSRKWAPQAEILAYMEHCNLKYDLLPHIRFGTEVAGARFDADAGIWRIRTAAGETIEAEVLVSAVGQLNRPSHPAIPGLARFRGVSFHSARWRPDVDLGGKTVAVIGNAASAIQFIPQIAPVVKRLHVFQRSANWMIAKNDRVYGEREKRLFARVPGLARLYRWWLWFQYEQRFPIFRRNRFMSRMITRMAEENIRATVSDPALQRALVPDYPIGGKRILISDDYYQALNRDDVEVVTSPIERVTEDAIVTRDGRARPADVVIVATGFESTSFLVPMKIAGPDGRLLEEVWQDGAEAYLGISVAGFPNFFMLYGPNTNLGHNSIIFMIECQVRYIMDCIRALAARDLAWLDVRADVMRAYNERLRAVLARSVWATTDHSWYKRADGRITNNWSGTTVAYWWRTRRADLRLYRQRARTRAAEAAVAQVA from the coding sequence ATGGCGATCCAGCTGAAGCGGACCGGGATCCATTCCTTCACCATCCTCGAGAAGACCGACCGGCTGGGCGGCACCTGGCGCGACAACACCTACCCCGGCGCCGCGTGCGACTCGCCCTCGTTCGTGTACTGCTTCTCCTTCGAGCTGAAGACCGACTGGTCGCGGAAGTGGGCGCCGCAGGCGGAGATCCTCGCCTACATGGAGCACTGCAACCTCAAGTACGACCTCCTCCCCCACATCCGCTTCGGGACCGAGGTCGCGGGCGCGCGCTTCGACGCGGACGCCGGCATCTGGCGCATCCGCACCGCCGCCGGCGAGACGATCGAGGCCGAGGTGCTGGTGAGCGCCGTCGGGCAGCTGAATCGCCCGTCGCACCCTGCCATCCCCGGGCTCGCTCGCTTCCGGGGCGTGTCCTTCCACTCCGCGCGCTGGCGGCCCGACGTGGACCTCGGCGGCAAGACCGTGGCCGTGATCGGCAACGCCGCGAGCGCCATCCAGTTCATCCCCCAGATCGCGCCCGTGGTGAAGCGTCTCCACGTCTTCCAGCGCAGCGCCAACTGGATGATCGCGAAGAACGACCGGGTCTACGGCGAGCGGGAGAAGCGACTCTTCGCACGCGTGCCCGGCCTCGCCCGGCTATACCGCTGGTGGCTCTGGTTCCAGTACGAGCAGCGCTTCCCGATCTTCCGCCGGAACCGCTTCATGAGCCGCATGATCACCCGCATGGCCGAGGAGAACATCCGCGCGACGGTGTCCGATCCGGCGCTGCAGCGCGCGCTCGTGCCCGACTACCCGATCGGCGGCAAGCGCATCCTCATCTCCGACGACTACTACCAGGCGCTCAACCGGGACGACGTCGAGGTCGTGACGAGCCCGATCGAGCGCGTGACCGAGGACGCGATCGTGACCCGCGACGGCCGCGCCCGCCCCGCGGACGTCGTCATCGTCGCGACCGGCTTCGAGAGCACGTCGTTCCTCGTGCCGATGAAGATCGCGGGACCCGACGGCCGCCTGCTGGAGGAGGTCTGGCAGGACGGCGCGGAGGCGTACCTCGGCATCAGCGTCGCGGGCTTCCCGAACTTCTTCATGCTCTACGGCCCCAACACGAACCTCGGCCACAACTCGATCATCTTCATGATCGAGTGCCAGGTGCGCTACATCATGGACTGCATCCGGGCGCTCGCGGCGCGCGACCTCGCGTGGCTCGACGTCCGCGCCGACGTGATGCGGGCGTACAACGAGCGTCTGCGGGCCGTGCTCGCGCGCTCGGTGTGGGCGACGACCGACCACAGCTGGTACAAACGGGCCGACGGGCGCATCACCAACAACTGGTCCGGCACCACGGTCGCGTACTGGTGGCGGACCCGCCGCGCCGACCTCCGCCTCTACCGGCAGCGGGCGCGCACGCGGGCGGCCGAGGCCGCGGTCGCGCAGGTCGCCTGA
- a CDS encoding DUF1329 domain-containing protein, producing MMSRPGLVVVALVLFATVAARAAEGPKPGETLDQSTWREAETLLPPEILRHYREGEYSNPIVDWPESKYSWPPDFLAATKANAGRFTVGPRGEILSKETGKQPPYVLGLPFPTIDPSDPAAGVKVVWNQFYRFWYFGNLLAESQVNWISPRGLDRRTDLDVRFAYYDGVPADERLPNPQNFLTQALILVKAPADLHGTAALTWRYRDPDRRDSTWSYVPALRRVRAVSPANRSDGFLGSDMSQDDGPFFDGKPEDFEWHLKGEAEGLRFAEDLNLKDVSKARWVPEVGAWDADWPDTKFLGYMDPAWKGLAWAPTGPSVLARRPFWVVEGVPRDRYYLYGKLELWIDKLTYQGAWHRKYGWKGEQLNTMQVMAWNPIPFTRPNGKVDYMQGSNMAYQCAENLKLNRATVAGIKSSPTSHFYGRIKFNPDVFDVEALVRSGK from the coding sequence ATGATGTCCAGGCCAGGGCTCGTCGTGGTCGCTCTCGTCCTCTTCGCGACCGTCGCCGCGCGCGCGGCTGAGGGGCCGAAGCCCGGCGAGACGCTCGATCAGAGCACCTGGCGGGAGGCGGAGACCCTGCTGCCCCCGGAGATCCTGCGGCACTACCGCGAGGGCGAGTACAGCAACCCCATCGTCGACTGGCCGGAGAGCAAGTACAGCTGGCCGCCGGACTTCCTCGCCGCGACGAAGGCCAACGCGGGCAGGTTCACCGTAGGCCCGCGCGGGGAGATCCTGAGCAAGGAGACCGGCAAGCAGCCGCCGTACGTCCTCGGCCTGCCGTTTCCGACCATCGACCCGAGCGATCCGGCGGCCGGCGTGAAGGTGGTGTGGAACCAGTTCTACCGCTTCTGGTACTTCGGGAACCTGCTCGCCGAGTCGCAGGTGAACTGGATCAGCCCCCGGGGCCTCGACCGCCGCACCGACCTGGACGTCCGCTTCGCCTACTACGACGGCGTCCCGGCGGACGAGCGCCTGCCGAACCCGCAGAACTTCCTGACCCAGGCCCTGATCCTCGTGAAGGCGCCCGCCGACCTGCACGGCACCGCCGCCCTCACCTGGCGGTACCGGGATCCCGACCGGCGGGACTCCACCTGGTCCTACGTCCCCGCGCTCCGCCGCGTGCGGGCCGTGAGCCCGGCCAACCGGTCCGACGGCTTCCTCGGCTCGGACATGAGCCAGGACGACGGTCCCTTCTTCGACGGCAAGCCGGAGGACTTCGAGTGGCATTTGAAGGGCGAGGCGGAGGGGCTCCGCTTCGCCGAGGACCTCAATCTGAAGGACGTCTCCAAGGCCCGCTGGGTGCCGGAGGTCGGGGCCTGGGACGCGGACTGGCCCGACACGAAGTTCCTCGGCTACATGGATCCCGCGTGGAAGGGCCTCGCGTGGGCGCCGACCGGCCCCTCGGTGCTCGCCCGGCGGCCGTTCTGGGTGGTCGAGGGCGTGCCGCGCGACCGCTACTACCTCTACGGCAAGCTCGAGCTCTGGATCGACAAGCTCACCTACCAGGGCGCCTGGCACCGCAAGTACGGTTGGAAGGGCGAGCAGCTGAACACCATGCAGGTGATGGCGTGGAACCCGATCCCGTTCACGCGGCCGAACGGCAAGGTCGACTACATGCAGGGCTCGAACATGGCCTACCAGTGCGCGGAGAACCTGAAGCTCAACCGTGCCACGGTCGCCGGGATCAAATCGAGCCCGACGTCCCATTTCTATGGCCGGATCAAGTTCAACCCCGACGTCTTCGACGTCGAGGCCCTCGTGCGCTCCGGCAAGTAG
- a CDS encoding phytanoyl-CoA dioxygenase family protein, whose protein sequence is MAGSSSTPTSSTSRPSCAPASSGAAGPVHGFPALDFDDYHRRVLPARCVSEAGRAAARDLRGAAPIAFLLTDGRAYRLTPAADAIAVEPVAEAPTIVELDPSAWSDFVHELHTAAGLLYGGRVRFVRGEPADLERWEPALRALFSGRPIFDPHGCDFRDPAGAPLDLHRRFRLDDSAEELRHFLGQTGYLLVGHVFAPEEIAHIAAAVDRAQARARPGDGRSWWARRADGAPVLCRLVYLGLGLPEIAALSDDPRLRRLAALAGEPLRPTLDRSDGHSLVIKNPAVVEGLSDLPWHRDCGLGGHPITCPAVNVGVQLDAATAETGRLLFLTGSWRGSCHRRDLERPDLPVVAVDTEPGDCTVHLGDTLHAAPPPSGCGPGRRTLYVTFMPARAFDVIPPGQSYNDVIRARVGG, encoded by the coding sequence ATGGCCGGATCAAGTTCAACCCCGACGTCTTCGACGTCGAGGCCCTCGTGCGCTCCGGCAAGTAGCGGGGCCGCGGGCCCGGTGCACGGCTTCCCGGCCCTCGACTTCGACGACTACCACCGCCGCGTGCTGCCCGCCCGCTGCGTGTCGGAGGCCGGGCGAGCGGCCGCGCGCGACTTGCGGGGGGCCGCCCCGATCGCATTCCTCCTGACCGACGGCCGCGCCTACCGGCTGACGCCCGCAGCCGACGCGATCGCCGTCGAGCCGGTCGCCGAGGCCCCGACCATCGTCGAGCTCGACCCGTCGGCGTGGTCGGATTTCGTGCACGAGCTGCACACGGCGGCCGGTCTCCTCTACGGAGGCCGGGTCCGGTTCGTGCGCGGTGAGCCCGCCGACCTCGAGCGCTGGGAGCCGGCGCTGCGCGCCCTGTTCTCCGGGCGGCCGATCTTCGACCCCCATGGCTGCGACTTCCGCGATCCGGCCGGCGCGCCACTCGACCTCCACCGGCGCTTCCGGCTCGACGATTCGGCCGAGGAGCTGCGCCACTTCCTCGGCCAGACGGGCTACCTGCTCGTCGGGCACGTCTTCGCGCCGGAGGAGATCGCGCACATCGCGGCTGCGGTGGACCGGGCCCAGGCGAGGGCGCGACCGGGCGACGGCCGCTCGTGGTGGGCGAGGCGGGCCGACGGGGCGCCGGTCCTCTGCCGCCTCGTCTACCTCGGCCTCGGGCTCCCGGAGATCGCCGCGCTGAGCGACGACCCGCGGCTCCGCCGCCTGGCGGCGCTCGCGGGAGAGCCGCTCCGCCCCACGCTCGACCGCTCGGACGGGCATTCGCTCGTGATCAAGAACCCGGCCGTCGTCGAGGGCCTCTCCGATCTGCCGTGGCATCGCGACTGCGGCCTCGGCGGGCACCCCATCACGTGTCCCGCGGTCAACGTCGGCGTGCAACTCGACGCGGCGACCGCGGAGACCGGGCGCCTCCTCTTCCTGACGGGCTCCTGGCGCGGATCCTGCCACCGGCGCGACCTGGAGCGTCCGGACCTGCCGGTCGTCGCCGTCGACACGGAGCCCGGCGACTGCACGGTCCACCTGGGCGACACCCTGCACGCTGCGCCGCCGCCGAGCGGCTGCGGCCCGGGCCGCCGGACCCTCTACGTCACGTTCATGCCCGCGCGCGCGTTCGACGTGATCCCGCCGGGCCAGAGCTACAACGACGTGATCCGCGCGCGGGTGGGCGGCTGA
- a CDS encoding GAF domain-containing protein — MTRPESTREPGPASRRPEEAVRWLEAVTDTALGRLSLEELLSELLVRVRSILGVDTAAILLREGEELVARVAKGLEEEVEAGVRIPIGRGFAGLVASEKRPIFIEDVDHSQVLNPILREKGVRSLLGVPLLFEGGVIGVLHVGTRRRRQFDRQDAQLLQVVADRIALGIEYERLYREAEETSRLKDEFLATISHELRTPLTPILVWVSQLRQRTFDPAHAARALDAIERSARMQARLVDDLLDVSRIIGGKLRLDLRPTELAWVIEAAIEAVRPAAAARDIRIETKLEPRVDVIRGDPERLQQVVWNLLSNAIKFTPEGGRVDVTLQRVDAHLELTVSDTGRGVAPGFLPHLFERFRQADASTTRAHGGLGLGLAIVRHITELHGGTVQAESEGEGKGTTFRVRFPRGVAIRGASEQERAPRGETFARAAPAPLGGLRLLVVDDEPDTCDVLEAVLRGAGAEVRACRSAAEAFAQLEIWWPDVLLCDIAMPGEDGYSLMRRIRAAQGRYGRALGAVALTARTRAEDREKALSAGFQLHVPKPIDGDDLLAVLARVARVAAS, encoded by the coding sequence TTGACCAGGCCGGAGAGCACGAGAGAGCCCGGGCCCGCATCCAGGCGACCCGAAGAAGCCGTTCGCTGGCTCGAGGCGGTCACCGACACCGCGCTCGGGCGCCTGTCGCTCGAGGAGCTGCTGAGCGAGCTCCTCGTCCGCGTGCGCTCGATCCTCGGGGTCGACACCGCCGCCATTCTGCTGCGGGAGGGCGAGGAGCTCGTGGCGCGCGTGGCCAAGGGGCTGGAGGAGGAGGTCGAGGCGGGTGTCCGGATTCCGATCGGGCGCGGCTTCGCGGGACTCGTGGCCTCCGAGAAGCGACCGATCTTCATCGAGGATGTCGACCACTCCCAGGTGCTGAACCCGATCCTGCGCGAGAAGGGAGTCCGCTCGCTCCTCGGCGTCCCGCTTCTCTTCGAGGGCGGGGTGATCGGTGTGCTCCACGTGGGCACGCGCCGGCGCCGGCAGTTCGATCGACAGGACGCGCAGTTGCTCCAGGTCGTCGCCGACCGGATCGCCCTCGGGATCGAATACGAGCGGCTGTACCGGGAAGCCGAGGAGACCAGCCGCCTGAAGGATGAGTTCCTCGCGACCATCTCCCACGAGCTCCGCACCCCGCTCACGCCGATCCTCGTCTGGGTGAGTCAGCTGCGGCAGCGGACGTTCGATCCCGCCCACGCCGCGCGCGCGCTCGACGCGATCGAGCGCAGTGCGAGGATGCAGGCCCGGCTGGTCGACGACCTCCTCGACGTCTCGCGCATCATCGGCGGGAAGCTGCGCCTCGACCTCCGCCCGACGGAGCTCGCCTGGGTGATCGAGGCGGCAATCGAAGCGGTGCGACCGGCGGCTGCGGCCAGGGACATCCGCATCGAGACAAAGCTCGAGCCACGGGTCGACGTGATCCGGGGCGATCCGGAGCGGCTGCAGCAGGTGGTGTGGAACCTGCTCTCCAACGCGATCAAGTTCACGCCCGAGGGCGGGCGCGTCGATGTCACGCTCCAACGCGTGGACGCCCACCTCGAGCTGACGGTCAGCGACACGGGCCGGGGGGTCGCGCCCGGGTTCCTGCCCCATCTCTTCGAGCGGTTCCGGCAGGCCGACGCGTCCACCACGCGCGCGCACGGCGGCCTGGGCCTCGGTCTCGCAATCGTCCGTCACATCACCGAGCTCCACGGCGGCACCGTCCAGGCCGAGAGCGAGGGCGAGGGGAAGGGAACCACCTTCAGGGTGCGGTTCCCGCGCGGGGTCGCGATTCGGGGCGCGAGCGAGCAGGAGCGCGCGCCGCGAGGAGAGACCTTCGCCCGCGCGGCGCCCGCGCCACTCGGCGGCCTGCGCCTCCTGGTGGTCGACGACGAGCCGGATACGTGCGACGTCCTCGAAGCGGTCTTGCGCGGGGCGGGCGCCGAGGTCCGCGCCTGCCGGTCGGCCGCCGAGGCGTTCGCTCAGCTCGAGATCTGGTGGCCGGACGTGCTCCTGTGCGACATCGCGATGCCCGGCGAGGACGGATACTCGCTCATGCGGAGGATCCGGGCCGCGCAGGGCCGGTACGGACGCGCGCTCGGTGCCGTCGCGCTCACGGCCCGCACCCGGGCCGAGGACCGGGAGAAAGCGCTCTCGGCCGGTTTTCAGTTGCACGTCCCCAAGCCGATCGACGGCGACGACCTCCTCGCGGTGCTCGCGAGAGTCGCCCGGGTTGCGGCTTCGTGA
- a CDS encoding response regulator: MTSKRSAAPVLIVEDDAGVRGAFAALLASEGYRVLEAADGLEALRLLRAAEDLPCLILLDLMMPRMNGWDFRAVQRRDERLDSIPVVVVSADPLAARATRMGAAAVLQKPADPDELLELVDRHRVR; this comes from the coding sequence ATGACGTCCAAGCGTTCCGCGGCTCCCGTGCTCATCGTCGAGGACGACGCGGGTGTGCGCGGCGCGTTCGCCGCCCTGCTCGCGAGCGAGGGCTACCGCGTGCTGGAGGCGGCGGACGGGCTGGAGGCCCTGCGCCTGCTCCGCGCCGCCGAGGATCTGCCCTGCCTGATCCTGCTCGACCTGATGATGCCGCGGATGAACGGCTGGGACTTCCGAGCGGTGCAGCGGCGCGACGAGAGGCTCGACTCGATCCCGGTGGTCGTGGTCTCCGCCGATCCGCTCGCAGCCCGGGCGACGCGCATGGGGGCCGCCGCCGTGCTGCAGAAGCCCGCCGATCCGGACGAGTTGCTGGAGCTGGTCGACCGGCATCGGGTGAGGTGA
- a CDS encoding SDR family NAD(P)-dependent oxidoreductase, with protein MDYRGLITVVTGASTGIGRETAIALARRGATVIGIARGAENLARLQESARGLSGTVETAQADVSDAEAITATLRRLERAHGRVDVLVNNAGTGAYKPAVRTSAVEFESIMRTNYLGAVACALAVLPGMLGRRSGHIVNVSSPSAFSPPPGQTAYAASKAALDAFSEALLLEVREQGLRVSIVYPGHVITPLTLEQFKGQPMPPRFVCMDAARVAAGVLEALESRKFRIYLPWFTGLTPLVKSLAPEFVRRQTLRAQPLTAS; from the coding sequence ATGGACTACCGGGGTCTGATTACCGTGGTCACGGGTGCCTCGACCGGCATCGGCCGGGAGACCGCCATCGCGCTCGCGCGGCGCGGCGCCACCGTGATCGGCATCGCCCGCGGCGCCGAGAACCTGGCGCGCCTGCAGGAGAGCGCCCGCGGCCTCTCCGGAACGGTCGAGACCGCCCAGGCCGACGTGAGCGACGCCGAGGCCATCACCGCGACGCTGCGCCGCCTGGAGCGGGCGCACGGCCGCGTGGACGTCCTGGTGAACAACGCGGGGACCGGGGCCTACAAGCCCGCGGTGCGGACGTCGGCGGTCGAGTTCGAGTCGATCATGCGCACCAACTACCTGGGCGCCGTCGCCTGCGCCCTCGCGGTCCTCCCCGGGATGCTCGGCCGGCGGAGCGGCCACATCGTCAACGTCTCCTCACCCTCGGCCTTCTCGCCGCCGCCCGGGCAGACGGCCTACGCCGCCTCGAAGGCCGCGCTCGACGCCTTCTCCGAGGCCCTGCTGCTCGAGGTGCGCGAGCAGGGCCTGCGCGTGTCGATCGTGTACCCCGGCCACGTGATCACGCCGCTCACCCTCGAGCAGTTCAAGGGCCAGCCCATGCCGCCCAGGTTCGTGTGCATGGACGCCGCGCGGGTCGCGGCGGGCGTCCTGGAGGCGCTCGAGAGCAGGAAGTTCCGCATCTACCTGCCCTGGTTCACGGGGCTCACCCCCCTCGTGAAGAGCCTCGCGCCCGAGTTCGTACGGCGCCAGACGCTGCGGGCGCAGCCGCTGACCGCGTCGTGA
- a CDS encoding YkgJ family cysteine cluster protein, whose amino-acid sequence MELRGSCNGCGACCKVLVLEQSPEEVRQMAALTRVLGIPSDHVFAAEHWHPLTRAEATALNPFYTSRLPADAQLYTCDRLGADGRCTVYEERPLVCRGYPWYGQAPREMPLADPECGYAVDLPGRAG is encoded by the coding sequence ATGGAGCTCCGGGGCAGCTGCAACGGCTGCGGCGCCTGTTGCAAGGTCCTGGTCCTCGAACAGTCGCCCGAGGAGGTGCGGCAGATGGCCGCCCTGACCCGCGTGCTCGGCATTCCCTCCGACCACGTCTTCGCCGCCGAGCACTGGCATCCGCTGACGCGTGCGGAGGCGACGGCGCTGAACCCGTTCTACACGAGCCGGCTCCCCGCGGACGCGCAGCTCTACACCTGCGATCGGCTCGGCGCGGACGGCCGCTGCACCGTGTACGAGGAACGACCGCTCGTCTGCCGCGGCTACCCCTGGTACGGCCAGGCGCCGCGCGAGATGCCGCTCGCCGATCCGGAGTGCGGCTACGCGGTCGATCTCCCGGGCCGCGCGGGCTGA
- a CDS encoding diacylglycerol kinase → MPYRVIQWSTGNVGRFALRCIIGHPELELAGLWVSGAAKAGRDAGELCGLAPVGVRATTDADALLALDADCVCYTATADLRPFEAVEDICRILASGKDVVSSSIVPLVHPRSFFPEVRDKLEDACRRGRTSFFTSGIDPGFANDLLPLALSGLCQRWTEVRILEIINYATYDQPQVLFETMGFGKPLDHTPLLLAPGSLTFAWGGTVRLLAEGLAVELEDIRSVYERRPAVRPIRVGAHTVEPGTMAALRFEVQGIVGGRPAIVVEHVTRLDDELAPEWPQGKGSYRVLIKGTPAMRCELEFEDEKGDRAVGGVLLAATRIVNAIPAVCRANPGLLSALDLPLVTGRGLGPPGAHEPDVVP, encoded by the coding sequence ATGCCCTACCGCGTGATCCAGTGGAGTACGGGGAACGTCGGGCGCTTCGCGCTCCGCTGCATCATCGGGCACCCGGAGCTGGAGTTGGCCGGCCTGTGGGTGTCGGGCGCGGCGAAGGCCGGGAGGGACGCGGGCGAGCTGTGCGGGCTCGCGCCGGTGGGTGTGCGCGCGACCACCGACGCCGACGCGCTGCTCGCGCTCGACGCGGACTGCGTTTGCTACACGGCGACGGCGGACCTCCGGCCGTTCGAGGCGGTCGAGGACATCTGCCGCATCCTCGCGTCCGGGAAGGATGTCGTCTCCAGCTCGATCGTCCCGCTCGTGCACCCCCGCTCCTTCTTCCCCGAGGTGCGCGACAAGCTGGAAGACGCGTGCCGACGGGGCAGGACATCCTTCTTCACCTCGGGGATCGACCCGGGGTTCGCGAACGACCTGCTGCCGCTCGCGCTGTCGGGGCTGTGTCAGCGCTGGACGGAGGTGCGCATCCTCGAGATCATCAACTATGCGACCTACGACCAGCCGCAGGTGCTGTTCGAGACGATGGGGTTCGGCAAGCCGCTCGATCACACGCCGCTCCTGCTCGCACCGGGCTCCTTGACCTTCGCGTGGGGCGGGACGGTCCGGCTCCTCGCCGAGGGGCTGGCGGTCGAGCTGGAGGACATCCGCTCCGTCTACGAGCGGCGGCCGGCCGTGCGCCCGATCCGGGTCGGTGCGCACACGGTCGAGCCCGGCACCATGGCCGCGCTCCGCTTCGAGGTGCAGGGGATCGTGGGCGGGCGGCCGGCGATCGTGGTCGAGCACGTGACCCGGCTCGACGACGAGCTCGCGCCGGAGTGGCCGCAGGGGAAGGGAAGCTATCGCGTGCTGATCAAGGGCACGCCCGCGATGCGCTGCGAGCTCGAGTTCGAGGACGAGAAGGGCGACCGCGCCGTGGGCGGGGTGCTGCTCGCGGCGACGCGGATCGTGAATGCGATCCCCGCGGTGTGCCGGGCGAACCCGGGACTCCTGTCGGCGCTCGACCTGCCGCTCGTGACGGGGCGGGGGCTCGGACCTCCAGGCGCGCATGAGCCAGACGTGGTCCCCTGA
- a CDS encoding glucose 1-dehydrogenase — MGLLDRFRLTDRVALVTGAGRGIGQAIALAFAEVGADVVCAARTETEIETTAARVRGFGRRALPVRCDVTDPAQLEEVVGRTMADFGRIDLLVNNAGGFPPMPFLDTDLPSWEWCLRFNLTSAFLLTRACLPHMLARDGGAVLNISSAAGRIVRKGFVAYGTVKAALSFMTRQLAAEFAPRVRVNALAVGAVETSALRPFLTDEIRMQMEAMTPMRRIGSVEDVALAALWLCSPAGGWVTGKVVEVDGGTESTNWPFD; from the coding sequence ATGGGGCTCCTCGACCGCTTCCGGCTGACGGACAGGGTCGCGCTCGTGACCGGCGCCGGCCGTGGTATCGGCCAGGCGATCGCGCTCGCCTTCGCCGAGGTGGGCGCCGACGTGGTGTGCGCCGCGCGCACGGAAACGGAGATCGAGACGACGGCCGCACGGGTGCGCGGCTTTGGGCGGCGCGCGCTCCCGGTCCGCTGCGACGTGACCGACCCGGCGCAGCTCGAGGAGGTCGTCGGGCGCACGATGGCGGACTTCGGCCGCATCGACCTCCTGGTCAACAACGCGGGCGGCTTCCCGCCCATGCCGTTCCTCGACACGGATCTGCCGTCGTGGGAGTGGTGCCTCAGGTTCAACCTGACCTCCGCCTTCCTGCTCACCCGCGCGTGCCTCCCCCACATGCTCGCGCGCGACGGCGGTGCGGTGCTGAACATCTCGTCCGCGGCCGGGCGCATCGTGCGCAAGGGCTTCGTTGCCTACGGCACGGTGAAGGCGGCGCTCTCGTTCATGACCAGGCAGCTCGCCGCCGAGTTCGCGCCGCGCGTGCGCGTGAACGCGCTCGCGGTGGGCGCGGTGGAGACGTCGGCGCTGCGGCCCTTCCTCACCGACGAGATCCGAATGCAGATGGAGGCGATGACGCCCATGCGCCGCATCGGGTCGGTGGAGGACGTCGCCCTGGCCGCCCTCTGGCTATGCTCACCCGCCGGCGGCTGGGTGACCGGCAAGGTGGTCGAGGTGGACGGTGGCACCGAGTCGACCAACTGGCCGTTCGACTGA